The Triticum aestivum cultivar Chinese Spring chromosome 7B, IWGSC CS RefSeq v2.1, whole genome shotgun sequence genome window below encodes:
- the LOC123158348 gene encoding BTB/POZ and MATH domain-containing protein 1-like codes for MANACTDLTDAVRSVQQLKINGFCATSAMSTDYSIKSRWNVDGYEWEIRIYPASGTFSVAVELAFLSEPRTPVVRANLSCRLVDPRGVAEPSERTTNSGAFWRPKGRFSTVFVNLGQRRDLVASSYLKDDTLIVECTITVLKELPAPTISVKPGPYMPPSNLHEHFGELLRSRAGSDVEFLVSGESFAAHKLVLSARSPVFMAKFFGNMKEACSRSVEIKDMESDVFRALLGFIYTDAVPELDQELEAVPTMAQHLLAAADRYGLDRLKVICAGKLSGGITVDTAATTLALAEQLNCSHLKAKCVEFITSTPAILDAVVASEGYKHLEESCPSALTSIVISMRATWN; via the coding sequence ATGGCTAATGCCTGCACAGACCTCACTGATGCCGTGCGCTCTGTGCAGCAGCTCAAGATCAATGGCTTTTGCGCCACGTCGGCCATGTCTACCGACTATTCCATCAAATCCAGATGGAACGTCGATGGCTATGAGTGGGAAATCCGTATTTATCCAGCATCGGGAACGTTCTCGGTGGCAGTAGAGCTTGCCTTTCTCAGCGAACCCCGTACGCCCGTTGTGAGGGCAAATCTAAGCTGTCGACTGGTTGATCCGAGAGGCGTTGCTGAACCATCTGAAAGAACGACTAACTCAGGAGCATTCTGGCGCCCCAAAGGTCGCTTCTCTACAGTTTTTGTTAATCTTGGGCAGAGACGTGATCTAGTGGCATCGAGTTACCTCAAGGATGATACTCTGATTGTGGAATGCACAATAACGGTGCTCAAGGAACTACCAGCGCCAACCATCTCAGTTAAACCAGGGCCGTACATGCCACCGTCCAACTTGCacgagcactttggtgaacttctACGAAGCAGAGCCGGTTCCGATGTTGAATTTCTCGTGTCCGGCGAGTCGTTCGCCGCGCACAAGCTCGTGCTGTCGGCGAGGtccccggttttcatggccaagttcttcgggaacatGAAGGAGGCGTGCTCGCGGAGCGTGGAGATCAAGGACATGGAGTCGGACGTTTTCAGGGCGCTGCTTGGATTTATCTACACCGACGCCGTGCCTGAACTTGATCAGGAGCTGGAGGCCGTGCCAACGATGGCTCAGCATCTACTTGCAGCAGCTGACAGGTACGGGCTGGACAGGCTCAAGGTGATCTGCGCGGGCAAGCTCTCTGGCGGCATCACGGTCGACACGGCAGCGACGACTTTGGCTTTGGCTGAGCAGCTCAATTGCTCGCACCTCAAGGCCAAGTGCGTCGAGTTCATTACCAGCACTCCTGCTATCCTTGACGCTGTGGTGGCATCGGAGGGGTATAAGCATCTGGAGGAGAGTTGCCCTTCAGCCCTTACTAGCATTGTCATCTCCATGCGTGCCACATGGAACTGA